aaaaggGGTTGTGTAGACTTGCACTGTGACACCTCTCTCAGGCCagtcagctttattaaatgtatcttttttctttgtaatgttTTGGTATTTCCCTATTTCCATTGGCTAAAATCAGGGCAGGGGTTGTTCAAAAACAGGTCTTATTGGCATTTAATAGATTCTAAGTCTGAAAACTGGACTGTCCCAGGACATAAGGTCACCGTATACATAACCACTGTACCATACTGGAATCACTGCATCACTACAATACACTTACCGAACACTCATCAACATCCACTTTTATGAAAATCATATCTGTGTATTTTTCTGACGCTTCctgcaagagaaaaaaacaatcactgAGTCTGAAAGATTGAACATGGCGACTGCTGCCACATTATGGATGAGAAATAACATACaatacattacattttatttggcTAATAAAAAGGACACTAATATGATGgtaattaaaggaaaaaaacagctttattatTCAAAGATTTGCATAGCCAATGCTACCAGATTAGGGGGTTTTGTGTCAGATTGTGTGTCCCTCATGAAAATAATGGAAGAGTTTACTAAAGTTTgaactgaagttttttttaaggtttttttttttttttttttggacaagaCTTGAGTGCAATTTTCACCCACTTACCTCAAACTTTGGGGCTATCATTCTACAGGGGCCACACCATGCAGCTGTAAagtccaccaccaccaccttgTCTCCAGCTTCCCTTAGGACGCTGTCGAACTCCTCCTACATGGGATGGAAAAACAGAACAAGCCTTAAACTGGGCTCTTACCCACTGTGGGTGGTTTGATGTTAATAAGAAGATGGTCTCCATGTGTCCTCCTGTCTAAGagactttttttctctgattttgctctcaaaattctgactttaaccaCAGTTTCTGAtgttaatctcagaattctgacttttttctcagattttgttatgactttaatctcaaattctgactttaatcccggAAGTCTGACTTGATTCTCAGGAGTCTGATTTAAATTGTGTAATCTGgactctaatctcagaattctgactttttcctctgattttattatcaaaagtcttactttgatctcagtttctgactttaatctcagaaatctgacttcaatctcataattctgactctaatctcaccattctgactttatttcttttgacttttgtctttcATATCAGAacactgactttaatctcatcattctgactttttatgatTTACAACTCAGGATTCAGAAACCAGAGTCTGAAAACGgactaatctcagaattctgactttctctcataattctgttttattttgcagacttttttctgactttctatgacttttatctcagaattctaaaataaaagtcagaatactCACTTTGATTTTAGAATTCTTACCttgaagtcagaattcagacatTTTACTCATAATAAGAATTAAGATTTCCATCtcaatttcattttcaaaggccCTAATTCTTTCCATAGTACAATAATCTGGCATTTTTTCTGACCCTGATATTTATTTTCCATAATTTCTTATAAACTTTATCAGAGATCTGTTTTGGCATGTTTCTGAGTAATCAATGACATTGTTGACTTGTAGACTGTTGCAGCGTCATACTGATGGTCCTGGTGTTGAAATTACAGAATTAATTTCAGATTTCATCAGTGCACATTTTACCACATCGTGCATAGGCTGTGGTTTGAGCACAGTTCAGCAGCTACATGCTGTTACCCTGTGTGTCTTTCCCTAACATTACggtataaaaataattttaatccATAGCCACACATTACTTTCGTGTTCGTTTCTGCATGTTTGTAGCAGGTGATCTCGGATGTCTTTAGATGTGGCGTCTCCCTTCTCTAGACTCAACCCTCTGTGAGCTTTCTGTGGGCtggcacagaaaaaaaaatgcggAAGAGTGGGTTGTAGTTTAACTGGAATTTGACAAACTCCACCAGACGGAGTTTTTGAGGTATCATTCCCTTACAATTAAGAGTGAGGCCAGTGaaacacttttcattttcttattcTTAATTTTTGACCATACCCAGCTGCTttaaaatttgtctttttaacaCAGTCAGCACATCTTTCTACTCTATTATACTTCCATTTTATTCATAGTTTAACCATACAGGACAAAATGCTCTACTTGAAACACTAAGTTTTTTGATAAGTAATTATGTTTGCATTGTTTAAACAGGCACCTGCattcatctttgttttctttctctaaGTTTAAGGCTCCAGACTTCCTAACTGACTCCAAAACACTTACTTAAGACTTTAATGTCTGGAAGTAGCAATAAATCATTTCTATAGGGAAAAAGCGCTGTACGCaagttttttatgttatttggAAGATACAAGCCACACCCCTCAACATCTGCTCACAATCACCAGTTTATTCGGCACACCTGTAGAAGCACACCTGGACGTTGGCAACTTAAAAGCATCCATTAGTGAGACATGGCAGCTTCAACTAAGACTAATCGAAAGATACTGAAGaataaaagacacaaaactcGCCTTAGTGTTCACTTTCTTGACCATGATGACTGTGGAGGAAACTTGCCTTGTGCTGAGTGACTTAGCGCTCAAGTGTAGGAATCCCTTCTCTTCTTCTGAGTGAACATGGCGCTTTTATTGTGGTTGAGTCAAGGTAGTCAATCCTAGGACGAGCCGCAGCGGAAGTTCCCGCCTCTTGTTACAAAataaacgtggagagctgaacACAGAAATGCCTTTGAGGTGAGGCAAAGGCACATTTATGTAGCATATGTTAGCAACAACTCAAAGTCATTAAGATAAGACAACAGACGCATAAAAAGCACCAGtcagcacatttttaaaaataagattaatacaaatatttatcaaaaaacaagataattaaaataaaacagctaaaacagACACTAAACACGTGATACTACCAGGGCCGGTTCTAGGCATGCATACATGAGGGGGCAGGCAGAAATGTGAAGGGGGCAGCATACGTATACATCATGCTCCCATTCTGTTCTGTTCCAATCAATGTTGCTCCAAATTCATGCTTTGGGTAGCTACCCAGTATTGGCTGAGATGGTGCACTGCATTTTAAATCACTGGGTAGACCTAGCTTAGTAGGCTGCATTGGGGGGCCAGCACAGGGGGAAGGAGAAGCAGTGTTTGCTGATGGTAAGGGTGTAGTTTGCATTATGCtagctgctgtctgtgaggtacCAGCAGCATCACTGCTACTGGTACAGGCATGAGCAGCACtacctttttttcaaagctCTGAAAAATGGATGCATCGTGCAGAACTGAAGGAAACTTTAAGTCCAATGGCAAAATTGTGTTGTTATGCTATGCTGTCGTGATCAGTTTGAGTTTGTAGTAAATGGAAGCAGAAACACACATAAAGCTCTTTATGAGCTGCTGAAAGCAGTGGGAATGGAAAGAGAGTAAAGGTTTTATAAAATTACTGTaattattattaccattattatttAACCACCTCAAACCAGCATGCAGAACTAGAGACTGGGTGGGGCTTTCTGTAGGGGTTTGGTACACACAGGTCATTTGGCCTCAGTCTGAGTTCTGCACTGGGCACTCATCACATCTCTCTGTGCTTGTGTGACTGAGAAATGCTCCTCCTGGCAGGctcacactttgaaaagaaCAGCATTACAATTGGGGCCATCCCTGATAACAATCCCCAGTTGAGGTAAAAGCCTTCTACAAGGCGCACCTTTTGGCCACACCCTTAAATGAGCTGAGCCGAAGAGAGAACAGCCCTCCTCCTTTAGTGGAGGCACCAGCTGGTGTGATGGTGCCTCCTGCAGGCTCCAACCTTCCTCCTCCTACCATGCAGACTCCAGTTCTTCCAGAGGAGTTGGACCTTAATGCCCTGATGGCTGACAAAGATGACCACATCTGTGCCATGGCATTTGCTGACCAACGGATCAACAGAGTCAACTCCACTGTGTACAGCTATGATGGCACTACCCTGCCAAACTGCTGGAGAGTCACTGACTACAGGGAAGACGTGCACTTCCCCATGTCAGTCTTCTGTCCATCAGAAAGACAGTGAAGTATGCATGAACTATTTGTGAGAAAAGACCCCTATGGTGTGTTTCTTTGTCATTTGAGTTTAGAGATCAGCGCAAGTTTAAGCAGGATGACTTTTGCTTTCATTCATTAATCAGCACTTATTTATGTCACTCCCATTCCCCACATTCCTGCTCTTGTAACAAGCTGGTTGTGGACATTTTCTCTCTTCAGACAATCCTTTTCTGCTACGACCTCTCTTGACCAGTCATTCTActgcagtcatatttttaaaatcagttctcTCCTTAACaatctgttgtttcagtgttacCTTactgccctcctccaccccagtcaCCTCCATTGCATCTCATTAATGTCCAAGTCTAGGTTGTCAGAAGTTCACTCTTCAAATCATCCTGCAAACCTTCATCACATCTCTTAACCATCTCATTAGTGTCTGGGTTCTTCTGAAGTCCTCCCCGATTTCATTCTACGTCTCTCCATCCCTGCCATCACCTACATTACATAAAGGAGGGCATACACTGTGCGAATTCCATCCGATTCAGTCATGAAATTCGAGTCACACAGTCTATGCCCAGCTTAAGGTGGTTTCTTATCCTGTTGTCAGCCTCACTACTCCTTCCAATACATGGAGACATAACATCAGAGTTTATtcaccaaagacatttcacatttcTCTATCCCAAACTTCTAAAATAAATGATTCATCACTCATATTTAAGTCTCTCTCGACTGGTATTACAGCACCTAAATTGCTGAGGGTGTAAAGTTGATGTGATTGATGAGGAAGTTGCCAACCAAATCAACACTTGAATTCATAACCAGACCTTTTATccccttcatttttaaaatggttgTAAATCCTCAATGATAAAAATCCCAATGCTCTGTGAAACCCCTTtcattaacatgttttaaaaaccagTGTGGTAAGAAGACAGAAGCAAAGTAATAAAAGCTGGTGTTTTAAATTTGCATGATTTACTatgaacaacaaaacaaacaaaataatgagACACAGATCAAATATTTCATGTGACTTCTGTAAAATCTAAATCCTACTGGCTGCCTTCAAACCAAATAGCCACATAAACTGAGGCCTTACTAAAAAGTTCCACAGCCTTATATTAGTCATCAACCAAGGGcgtctcagtgttttcattacAAACCCATGGATTCACTGGAAAAGTCTTTTTACTCAGAAATATCCTCAGCATTCATGTGAATTACACTATGAGGAGTTTACAGTAAATTTACTCATCTTACAGGAGGAGATTGTaatattttcttcttctgctttagAGAATAAACACTGAATGCACAACAACCCTTTAACAAGCTGTCTGAGACTGGGTTTTTCTGAGGTCTGACATCTCACTCTGAGAGCTTAGAATGTCCTAAAATGGACACGGTACTTGTGGGGAAAAAATCCCGActaatgcattttaaagaagAGACATGACACGCTTTTCTGTAATTCATCATTTATTAAATCCACCTTGTTGTATACAACATAACAAGAAAGTCCAGGAGTTAATCAAGAGAAAAGCTAACCCTTTTCCTAtataaaactgaattaaaaaggaGGTTTTTGGGGTTTTGATCCAATTCCAGTCATTTGTAAAGTTCGAGTTTTTCCTTCAGTGTATCTTGGTTAGCACCAGAGAACTCGTCGATCTGAAagacaaaggggaaaaaagcgTTACAAATTAAAATCACAGTGACAGAGTTTATACATTTCCTGTGAATGGAGCAGCTTTTGATTAAAACTCAGCATCACCAGTCTCTCTTTTTAGTTGTTTCAGCTGTGCAGTCTTCAAACTCCACTCTTATCTCATGGAAGTATAAGTGTAACCCTCAATCTGCACATGCTCCACCTGTACCGCAAATCGCTCCCATTCTATTCAATCTCTGCAGTTCCACTGCATGTGCCCCAgtcatagactgtaaaaagaattggataaagcctgtgtgacgtcagccatttgattacaataggtggactcaaactgctcttgaagccaatccatggcggctttggatcaacctaacagcccacCCCTAAGCTCAatttcctgtcagctagctagctagcattctggctgACAAATAGtcagcttctgcctgtcaagctatctgtcaatagAATGAGAGCgtcaatcagtgcacagtgagttttttcctaaatataatacAAATTGTGGTACAAAGACCCCCTCCCCCCCacacagtgagaggacatgaagacagtAGCTAACGAGAcacatttggctttttgaaccagtttatttcttgtgtaaataaaatggctttttaacatgtgttgtgtacgGGACTTctagtgttcctgcagccagtctcaagtggacactcgctagACTCACaacctagactaaaatgtttgggagttttcatcgactaaaactaaataatgtagaaatgactaaaatgtgattaaatttaaagaaatgtaatcaaaagactaagacaaaaattaaaacagctgctcctGTGTGAACTTGTATTTCTCCCGTGATCTTATGATCTCGAGGTTGGAGCAAAGCGCTGAGcaggcagagtatgtggaaattagacGTAAGTGTAAATGTTTCTTAGCATGACAGTGTTTGAGATCAGCAAATATGAATTAAGTTATCTCTGTGTAAAAGGACTTCTTTTGATGCTAACAGACTTTCCAAGtaaagcagaagaaactgaTACAAGTCCAGTGTAAACAGATAATTGGACaggatttatttgttttggattataattcaaatttcaactaaaaaaaatacttcaagtCTGAttactgaaaaaagaaaactcgaGAAAGCTGTGGAATGGCCCATATTAAGATAATCAAATTTTTCAAAGCTGAAGGTACAATCCCAAGCCAAATCCACCTACTACTCCAGTCTGATCAACCGTAATGAAGGAGACTCCAAGACTTTATTCTCCTTACTCAGAAATATCCCTCAGCCCCCTGATTCACTTCCTCCACACATGTATTCAACTGCTTCCTGTAATAACCTCATTTCCTTCTTTTCGGACAAAATCACCAACATCCATCAGCAACTTATTCCTACCATACCTGCTAATACACCCTCCTTTCTTCCTGTTGTTCCTTCTTCTCAGTCTCTCTCAGTATTCACTCTACCCCCTGTCTCTGAAATTACTGATCTtatcaaaaaatcaaaaacctcCACCTGCCTTCCTACTGTACTTGTTAAagctgctgcttcttctctGGGCCCTCTCATCACACTCATAACCCACTCTTCCCTCACCACTGGAATTGTCCCCTCACCCCTTAAAACCGCTATCACTCCCACACTCAAGAAACCTGGTGCTGACCCCAACAACCTCAATAACTTCCGTCCTATTTCCAATCTTCCATTTCTCTccaaaattcttgaaaaaactgtTGCCTCTCAACTTCATTCTCATCTGTATGAACAATTTCAATCTGGTCTCCGTCCCCTTCATTCTACCGAAACAACCTCACTGAAAATAACCAACAATCTCCTTTTAGCTGCTGATTCTGGTCTACTATCCATACTAATCCTGCTTGATCTGAGTGCGGCCTTTGACACCATCTCCCACACCATCCTTCTGGACAGACTTCTCACTATTGGCATCACACAGACACCCCTCACCTGGTTTAAATCCTATCTCTCTGGCCACACTCAGTTCATTCAGCTCAAATCATTCACTCACTCCCCCTGACCTCTGCAACACTGACTCCCTATCCCTCTttaaaaccagactcaaaacCCATCTGTTCAAACTCTCCTACTCCCTCTGATCTTTTGCATTGTCTAATgtattactgtttgtttttattcctgtttttatgcctgttttaatgcacttCTTTGTACTtttgtaaggtgaccttgagtgtcaTGAAAAGCGcccttaaataaaatgcattattattattattattattattattattattattaagctACCCTGACTTCTTTCCCCTCAGTTGTGTGGAAGAGAATCCAAGGGACAGCAGCTGCAGGTCAGTACCTCCAAACAATTTGTAACAATTCATCTCAAGTTTGGTTGAATCTAAAGAgttcattttatcctcttcaGAAACCACACCAGACCATCTTGTGACTGGGGAACTTGTCTTGTGCATTGTGCTTTACTGAACTGGTGAGTCTGAGGCCTTGTACACACGTAGCTGAGTATTTTCTAAAATGAATATCCcccttcattcatttttaaaaatacttccGTCCACACCTGAtcgtttacaaaaaaaaaaaaaacgtgtccACACATAACCAGCAAATCCACTGTTAAATGCTGCTCTAAGCATGCCAAACCCATAGGTGGcagtgtttttcagatgtgaaacccagccaatcagagtgaacTTCCGTCATTCTGTCTCTTCCGCCAGAGATTCAAACATGGCACAAGCTGTTACGTTTGAGAACCAAAAGCCCTGTTTCCCGGCGTACACATGAAACCATGAAACTGGAGTTTTCCAAAATCTCCTCTTTGGCCAGAGTTTTCAGAAAAGATAGTTTTTAGTGATGTAAAACTGCGGTTTTGTGTGGATGGCAGGCCTAAACGTATAAAAATGTATGTGGTTTCCCACATACCCGGCTATGTGTGCACAAGACCTGAATATGAGTCTGAATATGAGTCTGAATACAAAATGAATGCCATGACATCAATGACCTTAGCATTAGCCACAATGctacatgctaatgctaacatgttGTTTAATCGATCTGTCCTTGTATTCTGCATATGATTTTGGTATTCAAATTCGATTATGCTAGTGCCAACTAgtatgctaatgctagcatgctaatgctaaatgctaacatGTGGTCTACTGTGTTGCATAAGCATTTTCTGTACTCTGGAGTACATTTTGTGGTGTTTGCAGCTATGCTAATGCTAGCTTAGCTTTTAGCATGTCATGTTATTACAATGTTATGTGTATACATGaatggaaaaagaaatgtttttgaggTTCTAAATGGTCCTGTTTGTGTATACAGGCCAGGTGCCCGATGAAGGGTTTAAAGTTGATGGCGAGCTAGTAAAATCAGACTGGAGCTGACCCCATTCCCTGTTCTGTCTGCATCCATCCATGGTGTGGTAGGAGGCTGTGCTGCCTGTCTTTTTATCCTTCCTCCAGCTCGAAGCTACGCATCCACTTCACCTACAACTCTTCGGATATCTTCGCGCTCTCGGACAATCCACCTCAAACAACAAACATAACGGACTATTTTGTGGTGCGTTGCTTCGTGCCCCGATTTCCCTCACAAAGTGGAAGAACGGACAT
This genomic stretch from Cheilinus undulatus linkage group 22, ASM1832078v1, whole genome shotgun sequence harbors:
- the LOC121504236 gene encoding thioredoxin-like, coding for MVKKVNTKEEFDSVLREAGDKVVVVDFTAAWCGPCRMIAPKFEEASEKYTDMIFIKVDVDECSDVAAECKISCMPTFVFFKNGKEVNRFSGADEGNLLKAIEKNR